One Chryseobacterium sp. StRB126 genomic region harbors:
- a CDS encoding HU family DNA-binding protein, producing MNKSELIDAIAKDAGITKVAAKAALESFIGNVTSTLKKKDGKVSLVGFGTFSVAERAARQGINPATKKPIKIAAKKVAKFKAGADLSNAVSGAKKK from the coding sequence ATGAACAAGTCTGAATTAATCGACGCAATCGCAAAAGATGCAGGTATCACTAAAGTGGCAGCAAAAGCAGCTTTAGAATCTTTCATTGGTAACGTAACTTCTACTTTAAAGAAAAAAGACGGAAAAGTTTCTTTAGTAGGTTTCGGTACTTTCTCAGTAGCTGAGAGAGCAGCTAGACAAGGGATCAACCCTGCAACTAAAAAACCAATCAAAATTGCCGCTAAAAAAGTTGCTAAGTTCAAGGCTGGAGCTGATTTATCAAATGCAGTTTCTGGTGCTAAGAAAAAATAA